The Rattus rattus isolate New Zealand chromosome 1, Rrattus_CSIRO_v1, whole genome shotgun sequence genome includes a region encoding these proteins:
- the Tmtc3 gene encoding protein O-mannosyl-transferase TMTC3 produces the protein MMEGKMADINFKEVTLIVGVVAACYWNSLFCGFVFDDVSAILDNKDLHPSTPLKTLFQNDFWGTPMSEERSHKSYRPLTVLTFRLNYLLSELKPMSYHLLNTVFHAVVSVIFLKVCRLFLDKRGSVIAALLFAVHPIHTEAVTGVVGRAELLSSVFFLAAFLSYTKSKGPDNSIVWTPIALTVLLVAVATLCKEQGITVVGICCVYEVFVAQGYTLPLLCAVAGQFLRGKGSIPFSMLQTLIKLIVLMFSTLLLVVIRVQVIQSQLPVFTRFDNPAAVSPTPTRQLTFNYLLPVNAWLLLNPSELCCDWTMGTIPLIESFLDVRNLATFAFFCFLGALGIFSLRYPGDSSKTVLMALCLMALPFIPASNLFFPVGFVVAERVLYVPSMGFCILVAHGWQKISNKSVLKKLSWVCLSMVILTHALKTLHRNWDWESEYTLFMSALKVNKNNAKLWNNVGHALENEKNFEKALKYFLQATHVQPDDIGAHMNVGRTYKNLNRTKEAEESYMLAKSLMPQIIPGKKYAARIAPNHLNVYINLANLIRANESRLEEADQLYRQAISMRPDFKQAYISRGELLLKMNKPLKAKEAYLKALELDRNNADLWYNLAIVYIELKEPDEALKNFNRALELNSRHKLALFNSAILMQESGEVKLRPEARKRLLNYINEEPQDANGYFNLGMLAMDDKKDSEAETWMKRAIKLQPDFRSALFNLALLYSQTAKELKALPILEELLRYYPDHTKGLILKGDILMNQKKDIAGAKKCFEKILEMDPSNVQGKHNLCVVYFEEKDLLKAERCLVETLALAPHEEYIQRHLSIVRDKIASSGIVDQPLSPVDKTSGTEEKDEVPSEDVKEIISESRPAQIIKTNDNRKSQSNKQSTENADQDAPRKTTKDIKEIEKKRVAALKRLEEIERILNGE, from the exons ATGATGGAAGGGAAGATGGCTGATATTAACTTCAAAGAAGTGACTTTGATAGTCGGCGTGGTTGCTGCCTGCTACTGGAACAGTctgttttgtgggtttgtttttgatGATGTTTCAGCAATACTGGATAATAAAGACCTGCACCCATCTACacctttaaaaactttatttcagAATGACTTCTGGGGAACTCCTATGTCTGAG gaGAGAAGCCACAAGTCATACAGGCCCTTAACAGTGTTGACATTTCGCTTAAATTACCTCCTCAGTGAACTAAAGCCCATGTCTTACCACCTCCTGAATACAGTGTTCCATGCTGTGGTCAGTGTGATCTTTCTCAAGGTCTGCAGACTTTTTCTGGATAAGAGGGGCAGTGTGATTGCGGCTCTGCTCTTTGCAGTGCACCCAATCCATACGGAAGCA gTCACAGGTGTTGTAGGAAGAGCTGAACTCTTATCCTCTGTCTTTTTCCTAGCTGCATTCCTGTCGTATACTAAATCCAAAGGACCAGACAATTCCATAG TGTGGACTCCGATTGCATTGACAGTGCTCTTAGTGGCTGTTGCAACATTGTGTAAAGAACAAGGGATAACAGTTGTTGGAATCTGTTGTGTATATGAAGTATTTGTGGCCCAAGGg TACACTTTGCCATTGTTATGTGCCGTTGCTGGACAGTTTCTCCGCGGGAAGGGTAGCATTCCATTTTCTATGCTACAGACATTAATAAAACTCATTGTCTTGATGTTCAGTACTTTACTACTTGTCGTGATCAGAGTCCAAGTTATTCAGTCACAACTTCCAGTGTTTACGAG GTTTGATAATCCAGCCGCTGTAAGCCCAACCCCTACAAGGCAGCTGACTTTTAACTACCTCCTTCCTGTGAATGCTTGGCTTCTATTGAATCCTTCAGAACTCTGCTGTGATTGGACCATGGGAACAATACCACTGATAGAATCATTTCTAGATGTTCGAAATCTTGccacttttgctttcttttgctttctgggTGCTTTGGGAATATTCAGTCTCAGATACCCTGGTGACTCCTCCAAGACTGTCCTAATG GCGCTTTGTTTAATGGCGTTACCATTTATTCCCGCATCAAACCTCTTCTTTCCTGTTGGATTTGTTGTTGCAGAGCGAGTACTATATGTTCCTAGCATGGGGTTCTGTATTTTAGTAGCCCATGGATGGcaaaaaatttcaaacaaaag TGTCCTGAAAAAGCTCTCCTGGGTTTGTCTGTCCATGGTGATATTAACCCATGCCTTGAAAACACTCCATAGAAATTGGGACTGGGAGTCAGAATATACATTGTTTATGTCAGCCTTAAAG GtgaataaaaacaatgccaaattATGGAATAATGTGGGTCATGCTCTGGAAAATGAGAAGAACTTTGAGAAAGCTTTGAAATACTTTTTGCAGGCTACCCATGTTCAGCCAG atgacATTGGTGCCCACATGAATGTAGGAAGAACGTATAAAAACTTAAACAGAACTAAAGAAGCTGAAGAATCTTACATGTTGGCTAAATCACTAATGCCTCAG ATTATTCCTGGTAAAAAATATGCAGCCAGAATTGCCCCTAATCACCTAAATGTTTATATCAATTTGGCCAACCTCATTCGAGCAAATGAGTCCCGCCTGGAGGAAGCGGACCAGCTGTACCGACAGGCAATCAGCATGAGGCCAGACTTCAAGCAGGCTTACATTAGCAG GGgagaattgcttttaaaaatgaataagccTCTCAAAGCAAAAGAAGCATATCTTAAAGCACTGGAGCTGGACAGAAATAATGCAGACCTGTGGTACAACTTGGCAATTGTTTATATTGAACTTAAAGAACCAGATGAAGCTCTGAAGAACTTTAATCGGGCTTTGGAACTGAACTCCAGACATAAGCTAGCACTGTTTAATTCTGCTATTTTAATGCAGGAATCAG gTGAAGTTAAACTCAGACCAGAAGCTAGAAAACGGCTTCTAAATTACATAAATGAGGAGCCGCAGGATGCTAATGGCTATTTCAATTTGGGGATGCTTGCCATGGATGACAAGAAGGACTCTGAAGCTGAGACTTGGATGAAGAGGGCTATCAAGTTACAGCCTGACTTCAGAAGTGCTTTGTTCAACCTGGCACTCCTGTACTCACAGACTGCTAAGGAGTTAAAGGCATTGCCAATCTTAGAAGAGCTGCTCAGATACTATCCTGATCATACCAAGGGCCTCATTTTAAAAGGAGATATTCTGATGAACCAGAAGAAGGAtatagctggagctaagaaatgttttgaaaagaTCCTGGAAATGGATCCAAGCAATGTGCAAGGAAAGCACAATCTCTGTGTCGTGTACTTTGAAGAGAAGGACTTGCTGAAAGCGGAGAGATGCCTAGTTGAAACCTTGGCATTAGCACCTCATGAGGAATATATTCAACGCCATTTGAGTATAGTCAGGGATAAAATCGCCTCTTCTGGTATTGTGGATCAGCCACTGTCCCCAGTTGATAAGACTTCAGgtacagaagaaaaagatgaagtCCCTTCCGAGGATGTAAAAGAAATCATCAGTGAGTCCAGGCCAGCACAGatcataaaaacaaatgataacaGAAAGTCTCAGTCTAACAAGCAGTCAACAGAAAATGCAGACCAAGATGCCCCCCgtaaaacaacaaaagacatcAAAGAAATTGAGAAGAAAAGAGTTGCTGCTTTGAAAAGGCTAGAAGAGATTGAACGGATTTTAAATGGAGAATAA